The genomic interval AATCACCGTTGCGTCATACGGCGCCGTATAACCTTCAAGAATTTTTGAAGAGCAGGTGCAGGGCTGCCCTTTTACATTGAGCAGATCCTTGATCGCCACCGGAATGCCAAGCATGGGCAGCTTTTCACCCGCCGCACGACGCTCGTCGGCCGCACGGGCCTGGGCCAGCGCATCTTCACGGTTGAGGGTCAGATAAGCCCCCACTTTATCATCGTTGGCATCAATGGATGCCAGCACATCGTTGACAATTTCGACCGAGGTGCACGCACCCGCAGCCAGTTTTTCGGACAGTTCTGAAAGGGTAAGTCTATGTAGATCAGCCATGGGAATTCCTACTGGTCGATAATTTTGGGGACACGAATCTGACCGTCGGCAACGGACGGAGCATTGGCCATGACCTCCTGGTGATCCAGGCTGGTGCCGACCTCGTCTTTACGGAAAACATTGAAAACCGGAATGGCGTGTGCCGTCGGTTCAACATTGGAAACATCGAGCTCATTCAGCTGTTCAACATAGTGCAGCACCTGTTCGAGCTGGCCATGAAACAGATCTTTTTCTTCTTCGGTCAGATCAATGCAGGCCAGTTTCGCAACATACCCCACATCTATCCCGTTATTTTCTTCGGACATAATTTTCCTCAATTTCCAAAAATAAAGCCCGCAGTATAAATAAACTGCGGGCACGCGCAACTTCCAAGACTTGGAAGATTAATCGCCATAGGCCTTTTTCCGCATACTTTCAGTGAGAATATACGGATACATCTCCTGAATGAAACTGATGAGATCCTTTTCGTACGCCGTCCCTTCAGCCTCCCGCTCGCCCTGTACGGCAATATAGGCCCAGCGATTGGCCTTCGACCGGACAACACGGTCCCAGGCCAGCCAGAACATCCGGGCATAATGCGATGGCGTTTCGTGGTCCTGCCCCACAAACCAGTAGGCATAAAATGAATAGTATGGTTTTTCGCCCTCTTCCGTCCGAAAAGTACGCGAGGTTTTAATGACCCGCACCGTCAGCGGATCGCGCCCTTCAATCGGCACTTCAAGATTATATTCCCCATCGAGGGTATTTCCCTGCCCTTTAAGACAGCGCTGCGGACGGTGAATCGAATCGCGCGCGGTTCCCGAAAGAACAATCGAAGTGAAAAGCCGAGTTCCGGCAGCATTCGTATAGGCGGACTTTACAAATTCCGTATCCTCCGGCAGCTGCTCTTTTTCAGCCCGGGCCATATTGTAAAGGGTTGCCCCGCATTTCGGACAAATATCCGGAATCTCAAGTTCGCTGACATAAAACGATGCATCACGGTAATCTTTGGCGCACGCATCAGGGTTATGACAGAATTTCAACTGATTCCCATGCCAGTTTTTCACTTCCTGCGGGAGTTCCATTTTCACCCCCGGAACAAAGTCGAGCTCCACCCCCACCGTAAAAGCAAGCGCAAACACCGCCACCGTCATCAGAATGACAACCGTCAGGAACGGTTTAAATAGGCTTTTTTCCATGATACAAAGAGTTCCTTATAATTTACATCCAGTAGCTTTCCGAAACCGACCATCAGGCTGATCGCTACGGTAAACAGCACATAGCCTGACCAGTCATGATGCAGCGTGGTACCGAATTCCTGCCCGGTAGTGATCGACACCAGCGCAATAGAGATAATACGGCCGATGTTACCTGCAACCGCAATCGGAATGCAGCAGAGAAAAAGCAGCCATTTCTTCACAAAGGTTTTCTGAGTAAAATAGGCATAAACCGCCGTCAGTGCCGTCATAGCCAGCAATGACCGCAACCCCGAACATGCGGCCTCCACATTCAGCTGGAAATAATCAGAAATCAGCTGCGTACCGACCCGCTGCACCTGAATCCCCATATCGGTGAGAATGTTGTGCCCCATCGTTGTCGCGACCCGCTGCAACGGCCCGGACAGCGCATCCAGAAAGTTAAGCGGAACACAGAAAATCAGATACGAACACGGAAAAATCAGCAGTTTCGCCACTTCCCAGCCATAAAAATAAAACGGGATCCCCCAGATCAGACCGATCAGTGCCATCAGCGACAAACGCGGCTGCTGCATTTTTGCACCCAGCCAGTGAATAAAAAGAGAACCGATTACTACAACCAGTCCCCAATAAGAGCTCCTCTTCTTCGCCGCAAAAAAATCCTCCCGCTTGTACCAGATCACACCCAGACTAACAAACGGGATCAGATAGCCGTGCGAATAGTCCGCACCGAACGAAATTTTATCTCCCCAGCGGGCAACCATCCAGACAAACGCCGACTTACTGTCCACATTCTCAACCGTATTTCCAAACAGATGAAACAGCACAAACAGCATGCCGATGATCACCGACGCAAAGCCGATATTCATCAGCTCCGTCTTCGACAGCGCCCCCAGACGCCAACGGTCGCTCCAGATCAACGCATTTGAGGTTTTAACTTCTTCCATAATCAGGTTCCCATGCAATATTCGCCAGTTTCGCAATCTATACCAAAAAACTCCGGAAACTCAAGAACCGTTGCTCCCCCCCTTTCCTCCAACCAGTCGCTGCCGGCGCAAATCCAGCCTCGAAAACCTCTTCGATTCCCTCACCCCCCGTCCTGTTCATTTTTTTACAAAAAACGGCTTGCAAAGAAAACGGCCGTGCATACTATAGGCGCTCCTTTCGAGGGAAACGCGAGCGTAGCTCAGTGGTAGAGCCCCACCTTGCCAAGGTGACTGTCGTGAGTTCGAATCTCATCGCTCGCTCCAGTTTAAACCCGGTTTGCACCGCAAACCGGGTTTCTTTTTATTTTGAAGGTTGCAATTTAAACCGGATTTACGGATTTTATCTCCCTTTATGGCACCCCGGTAGCTCACCTGGACAGAGCGACGGATTCCTAATCCGTAGGTAGGAGGTTCGAGCCCTCTCCGGGGTACCAGTCTTTTTTTGCCCATTCAGCGATCTGTTCAATATCGCCGGCACCGATGATCAACAGCAGGTCGCCTTCACAGAGCTCTTTTTGAATCACACCCCATGCGGCTTCCAGAGATGGAAAATAATGGAGCCGGTTTTTCCAGTCTTCAGAAAACCACTTCATTAAGTCCTCGGTGGTGCCGCCGGACAATGGCTGTTCGGAGGCGGCATAAACCGGGACGAGCCAGAGTTTTTCCAGTCCCCGGAAGCTGCGCGGATAATCTTTTCCGAGAGCCAGGGTGCGCGTGTAGCGGTGCGGCTGGAAAATACCGAGCAGCCGTTGAGGGCTGAGTTCCTGCGCGGTCTGAATGAGAGCGGCAATCTCGGTCGGATGATGGGCATAGTCGGAAACAATGCGGATTCCATCCTGATTG from Verrucomicrobia bacterium S94 carries:
- the gatC gene encoding Asp-tRNA(Asn)/Glu-tRNA(Gln) amidotransferase subunit GatC codes for the protein MSEENNGIDVGYVAKLACIDLTEEEKDLFHGQLEQVLHYVEQLNELDVSNVEPTAHAIPVFNVFRKDEVGTSLDHQEVMANAPSVADGQIRVPKIIDQ
- a CDS encoding exosortase-associated EpsI family protein, whose amino-acid sequence is MEKSLFKPFLTVVILMTVAVFALAFTVGVELDFVPGVKMELPQEVKNWHGNQLKFCHNPDACAKDYRDASFYVSELEIPDICPKCGATLYNMARAEKEQLPEDTEFVKSAYTNAAGTRLFTSIVLSGTARDSIHRPQRCLKGQGNTLDGEYNLEVPIEGRDPLTVRVIKTSRTFRTEEGEKPYYSFYAYWFVGQDHETPSHYARMFWLAWDRVVRSKANRWAYIAVQGEREAEGTAYEKDLISFIQEMYPYILTESMRKKAYGD
- a CDS encoding exosortase/archaeosortase family protein encodes the protein MEEVKTSNALIWSDRWRLGALSKTELMNIGFASVIIGMLFVLFHLFGNTVENVDSKSAFVWMVARWGDKISFGADYSHGYLIPFVSLGVIWYKREDFFAAKKRSSYWGLVVVIGSLFIHWLGAKMQQPRLSLMALIGLIWGIPFYFYGWEVAKLLIFPCSYLIFCVPLNFLDALSGPLQRVATTMGHNILTDMGIQVQRVGTQLISDYFQLNVEAACSGLRSLLAMTALTAVYAYFTQKTFVKKWLLFLCCIPIAVAGNIGRIISIALVSITTGQEFGTTLHHDWSGYVLFTVAISLMVGFGKLLDVNYKELFVSWKKAYLNRS